TTAACAATTTCGTAAAAAATTATGGATTCAAACTTGAAATAAACGAAAGTGAAAGAAGGATATATATTTTAGTTAAAAATCTTAAAACCGGTGAAATTGAAGATACAGATATATATTATGAGTTTGATACCTTAAAAACTATAATTGAAAATAAATGTAAATATATCGCCCATATCAATGCTGAATCAAAAAAATTGGATGGTAAAGAATATTTTAGATTTAAAGAATGTTATTTATTAACCGGTTTAACATTTGAAAAGTTTATTCAACTAATAAAAGAAGGATTAATTCTTTATGATATAAGGATAGGAGTATTTAGAAGTGGAAAGAATAAGGGAAAAACACATGACCATGGATCTGGATTTAGATTTAAAAAGAATAATTTAGAAGAAATTTTTGATTTTGAAAAAATCTAAATCTTTTCTAATATCACAATGTATTCATGATTCATAGTGGATAGAGTTTTTCCTTTAACATTAGTAGGGCTATTTCGTTTAGGTAACCTTTTACTAGGTATATTCCTAATTATAGTCTTGTGATGCTTATACTCATTTTTTGATTTAAAAAGTTCTATTATTATATCATCTGTGGGGATTTGAACTCCTTTAACAGTCCTGTTACCCACTACGAAACATAAAAATCCCCCTGTTTTCATAACACGATCAATCTCAATTACACATTGATAAAAATCCTTATAAAAACTTAAAACATCTTTTACTCGTTTTTCATCAAGTTGTGCTA
This DNA window, taken from Methanobacterium congolense, encodes the following:
- a CDS encoding MvaI/BcnI family restriction endonuclease; translation: MNNGVLEGFKKDFSVIKEKGWVESHRKHDTGIGKTFEDLIGIVENNNYLADYQGILELKASRILSESMVTLFTKAPQPRGINSLMREKYGNPDPKADGLKTIHTTFSALKFNNFVKNYGFKLEINESERRIYILVKNLKTGEIEDTDIYYEFDTLKTIIENKCKYIAHINAESKKLDGKEYFRFKECYLLTGLTFEKFIQLIKEGLILYDIRIGVFRSGKNKGKTHDHGSGFRFKKNNLEEIFDFEKI